Genomic DNA from Desulfuromonas versatilis:
CAGGAGAACTTCAGCCTGTATTTCAGCGATCACACCGATGGCAGCCTGGCCTACGATCAGGTTTTTTTCGACGGCAACGCCATCTGCAACTATTTCTTCTTCCTCTCCGGGTCGGTGGCCGGAGCGCTGCACGAGCAACAGGAGGAGCTGCTGCGGCTGCTGGGGCGGCTGCTCAAGCGCAGCGCCGCCGTCGGCGCCCTGGATGACAGCGCGCTGATCGACGAGCTGTTCGCCCTGCTCGGGCACCGCAGCGCGCTCTACCTGGTGCGGCTGGTGCACAAAAAGCACCGTGTCTACCATGATGCCTTCCAACAGCTCTACTTTGCCGAAAAGTCCGTTTCCGACGAGAATTTCGCCTGTCTGCAGCAGCTCGCCGAGGATCTGGGCATCGACAAGTACCAGCAGGAGCGGATTCGCATCGACGTCATGTACAAGCACCCGGACAACCGGCGCATCGTCGATGAGTACAAGAGCATCCTGATCGACTGCTATCGCAAGGGGCGCATCAGCCAGCTGGAGAATGCCCGCCTGACCCGCCTGAAGACCCTCTCGGTGCGCAACAAGATCCCCGCCGCCCTGTTCTACACCCTCGACAAGATGCTCAAGCACGACAAGCTCATCGACCTCGAGGAGCAGGACTACATCTCGGAGACCCGGCAGGTGCTGGAGGGGATTTTCCTGCAGGAGCGGCAGATCGACGCCAGCATCGACCGGGAGGACATGATCCGGCTGCTGGCTGCCAAGCAGCGGGCCAGCGAAAACCGCGACCACACCTTCGAGCAGATCCTGCTGGAAACGGGCAAGGCCTGCGACGAAAAGATCTACGCCGGCGGCGACATGGCCCTGCTGGAGAATTTCTCCTATATCCTCACCTACTTCGACCGCTTCGACAACACCTCGTCGGTGATCAACCAGCTGGCCTTCATGGAGCATGTTCATTTCTCCGAAAAGATGCTGCGCAGCCTGTTGGGCAACAAGCGCGCCTTCGACGAGCTCGATCAGGGGCTGTTCAACCGGATGTTTTTTACCGGGATTCTGGAAAACAAATACCTTGGCGCCTTCGGCCGCAAGAAAATTCTCTGCCTGCAGCAGGGCCTCGGCGAGATCGAGGAGAGCCTGTTGACCCTGCAGGGCCTGCTGGCGCGACTGGAGGCCCTGGGCGAACAGGACCGGCTCTACGGAGTGCTGCGCGACCATGTCAAAGAGCGCATCCGGCATTTCTACAGCCGTTACAACACCCGGGCCGAGCAGGAGGCGCTGCTGGCCGAGGTCGCCGAGGAGTTGCACAACAAGGGCCTGCTCAAGGGAGAAATCCCTGCCGCGCTGTTCCGGGACGTGGTGGTCAACATCAAGAAGGAAGCCATCTACATCCACAACCTGCTGCCCCGGGTCATCGCCGAAAAGGATGTGGCGCTGCGCGAGGATTTTCTCGACAACAGCGGCCTCGACCGTTTCTACGTCGAGGAAATCGAGCGCGAGTACTTCGAACTGAACGGCCTCAACCTCGAAGACCTCTACCTGATCCGCAAGGGGCTCAACGGCTGACGCCGAGCCCGCTCCCCCCAACTCCCCTCCCCAGGCTTGCCAGCCGGCAGTAATCCGATATAATTCCGATATTTTACATGCAATGCGAGGGACCATGAACCAGCCTGCCCTGTCGAGCATCCGCAATATCGGCATCATCTCCCACATCGACGCCGGCAAAACCACCGTCTCCGAACGCATCCTGTTCTATGCCGGGGAAATCCACAAGATGGGCGAGGTCCACGAGGGCTCGGCCACCATGGACTGGATGGACCAGGAGCAGGAGCGGGGGATCACCATCACCGCCACCAGCACCACCTGCCGCTGGGGGGAGCTGTGGATCAACCTGATCGACACCCCCGGGCATATCGACTTCACCATCGAGGTCGAGCGCTCGCTGCGGGTGCTCGACGGCGCGGTGACCATCTTCAGCGCCGTCGAGGGGGTGCAGCCGCAGAGCGAGTCGGTCTGGCGCCAGGCCGACCGCTACCGGGTGCCGCGCATCTGCCTGATCAACAAGATGGACCGCATCGGCGCCGACTATCCCCGCTGTCTCGAGCAGATCCGCGAGCGGCTCGGGGCCCGGCCGGTGCTGCTGCAGCTGCCCCTGGGGGTCGAAAGCGAGTTCGCCGGGGTCATCGACCTGCTCGCCGAGCAGGCGGTGCTGTTCGACGAGGCCGACCAGGGGCGGACCCTGAGCCTCGCTGCGGTGCCCGAAGCCTACCGGGAGGCGGTGGCTGAGGCCCGGGAGCGACTGATCGAGGCGGCGGCTGATTTCGACGATTCCATCCTCGCCGATTTCCTCGAGGGGCGGCCGGTGGAGGCCGGGCGCCTGCAACAGGCCCTGCGCCGGGGCACCCTGCAGTGCCGGATCTTCCCGGTGCTGTTCGGGGCGGCGCTGCGCAACAAGGGGATCCAGCCGCTGCTCGACGCGGTCGGTGCGTTTCTCCCCTCGCCCCTGGAGGTGCCGCCGGTGCCGGCCCACCATCCCGAGACCGAAAGGGAGACCGAGGAGCTGGTCTGCGACCCCAAGGGCCCCTTGTGCCTGCTGGCCTTCAAGGTGCTTGCCGACGAGGGGCGCAAGCTGACCTACCTGCGCATCTATTCGGGCACCCTCAAGGCCGGCGACAGCTTGTACAACCCGGTGCGGGGCTGCCAGGAGAAGGTCGCCCGGCTGTTTCGCATGCATGCCCACAAGCGCGAACGGCTCGACGAGGCGCAGGCCGGCGACATCGTCGCGGCGGCCGGCCTCAAGGAGGCCCTGACCGGCGACACCCTCTGCCGTCCCGAGCGTCCGCTGCTGCTGGCGGGGCTCTCCATCCCCGATCCGGTAGTCTCCCTGGCCGTGGAGCCCAAGGGGGTGGACGACCGGGAAAAGCTGCTGCCCTCGCTGGACAAGCTGCAGTGGGAAGACCCCACCTTCAAGGTCCACGAGGACCCCGAGACCGGGCAGACCATTCTCTCGGGCATGGGGGAACTGCATCTGGAGGTGGTCACCACGCGCCTGGAGCGGGAGTTCGGCGTCCACGTCAAGACCGGCCGCCCCCAGGTCGTCTACCGCGAGACCATTTCCCGCAAGGTGGAGCGCCGCGAACATTTCCACCGCGATCTCGACGGCAAGGTCCACGAGGGGGAGGTCCTGCTCGGCCTGAGCCCCCTGCCCCGGGGCGGCGGCCTGAAGCTGCTGCTCCCCGAGCCAGGCGCGGCCTCTCTGCCGCCCGAACTGCTCGAGGTCCTGCGCCAGAGCCTGCTGCAGGCCAGCGCGGCGGGGGTGCGGGCCGGGTTTCCCCTGACCGACATCGAGGTGCGGGTGGCCGAGATCCCCTTTGCCGCGGGGGTGACCACCGAGCTGGGCCTGCGCGCCGCGGCCCAGCGGGGGCTGGCGCTGGCCGCGCGGGAAGCCGGGCCGACCCTGCTCGAACCGGTGATGAGCCTGGAGCTGATCGCCCCCGGCGACTACGCCGGAAAGGTGCTGGGTTCGCTGCAGCAGAAGCGCGGCCGGGTCGAGGGGATGCAGACCCGTGGCGATGTCGAGGTGATTCGCGCCAAGGTCCCCCTTTCCGAAATGTTCGGTTATATGACCGAACTGCGCAGTGCAACCAAGGGGCGCGGAACCTTCACCATGGAATTCTCCCATTTCGACCAGGCGCCGGCCGAAGTTCTGGAGCGCTTTGGCCTGGGGTAGCCCGCGTTTTCCCCTCTCGGGTTTAAATCTTGCATCTCGATGCGTCTGACCCATCTTGGTGGGTCAGACATGGGAGCATGTCCGAGGGAGGGGCGGGTGCGCAAAAGGTTCGACAACATCCTGATTCGCTACACCCTGATCAGCTTTGCCGTGGTGTTGGGTTTTTCGCTGTCTCTGGGGATCCTGGTCTCCCGGCAGATCACCGACCACATCATCCAGAGTCATATCCGCATCTTTCCCCTGGTGGTCAACGCCATTGCCCGCAACAATCCCTCGGTAAAGCAGTTTTTCCTGGCCCCGCCCGGCACCACCGTGCCGGAGGATGTCCAGCGGTTTCTCGATGAGCTGCACAGGCTCGAAACGGTCTTTCGGGTCAAACTCTGGGGTGCCGACGCAGTCGTCCACTGGAGCGACAACGCCGAGCTGATAGGCCGGAAATTCGACGACAACAACCATTACCGAAGCGCTTTGCTGGGCGAGGTGGTCGCCGAGGTCGAGATCCTGAACAAAGAGGAGAACCTCTCCGAACAGGGGCACGGCAGTGTTCTGGAGATCTACATCCCCGTGGAATTCGGCGGCGAACCGCTGGGAGTGGTGGAGCTGTACGAATCCGACCACGCCCTGTTCCGGCAGATCGGCCACAGCGTCGGCACCACCTGGTGGCTGATCGGGGCGGCGGGCGCCACGCTCTATGCGCTGCTGTTTCTGACCTATTACCGGGCTCATGTCCGGCAGAAATGGGCCAACGCGGAATTGCTCGAAACCCAGAACGTGACCATCTCGGCCCTGGCGCACCAGGCGGAAATCCGCGACCTGGAAACCGGGCTGCACCTTGACCGCACTTCGCGCTACGTGCAGATCCTGGCCGCCGAGTTGCGCGGCTGCACCGATTTCAAGGCGCTGCTGACGCCGGGCTACATTTCGGCCCTGGTAAAGTCGACCCCGCTGCACGACATCGGCAAGGTCGGGATTCCCGACCACATCCTGCGCAAGCCCGGCAGCCTCAGCCCGGAGGAGTTCGGCGAAATCCAGAAACATTGCGAGAACGGCGCCGCCATCCTGCGGCGCGCCGAGAAAAAGCTCTCTTCCCGCTCCTTTCTCTCCCTGGCCATCGACCTGGTGCTCTACCACCATGAAAAATGGGACGGTACCGGCTATCCCCATGGCCTGAAGGAGGAGCAGATCCCTCTTGCGGCCCGGATCATGGCCCTGGCCGATGTCTACGATGCGCTGCGTTCGCCGCGTTATTACAAGGCCGCTCTCTCTCACGCCCGCTGCCTGGAAATCATCCGTCAGGAGCGCGGCGTCCATTTCGATCCGCGGGTGGTCGATGCCTTCCTCGCCCGGCACGACGAATTCAGACAGGTCTCCGAAGAGTGGGCCGACACCCTGCCGAAGCGTCCCGTGCCCCGGGAATCCTCCCGCCTGCTAGCCTCAGGCTCCGCCGCGTAGAAAAAATTTCCCTTCAGGATTGACAGCCGGGCTTTTTCGGCTTAAACTCTGACCGTTTTTATCTCCAATAGGCCGGTTGCATATCGCCCGGTTTCGATTACACTTTTCAGGATTTTTTTCATCAACCTGCCACATTCAAGGAGGTACTGCAATGGAGGCGCCGCAGTATAACACCGCCATCGTCCGGAGTTTTGTGCACTGGAGCATCCTCTGGGGGGTGGTGGCCATTCTGGTGGGGATTCTGATCTCCTTCCAGCTGGTCAATCCCGATCTGAACATCGCTCCCTATCTGACCTACGGCCGCTTGCGGCCGATCCACACCAACGCCGGGATTTTCGGCTGGGGGATCGGCAGTTTCTTCGCCCTGTTCTACTACATGGTGCAGCGGCTGTGCCGCACCCCGCTGTGGAGTGACGGGCTGGCCAAGTTCCAACTCTACTTCTTCAACGCCACCATCATCGCCGCGGCGGTGACCCTGGCGCTGGGCTACACCACCTCCAAGGAATACCACGAACTGGAGTGGCCCATCGACATCATGGTGGTGGTGCTCTGGGTGGTCTTCGCCATCAACATCATCATGACCATCATCAAGCGCAAGGAAGAGCAGATGTACATCTCGCTCTGGTTCATGCTCGCCTCCATCGTCGGGGTGGCGGTGCTCTACCTGGTCAACGCCGCCGAGGTGCCGGTCTCGCTGTTCAAGAGCTACTCGGCCTACGCTGGCACCAACGACGCCAACGTCCAGTGGTGGTTCGGCCACAACGCGGTGGCCATGGTGCTGACCGCGCCGCCGCTGGCGGTCTTTTACTACTTCCTGCCCAAGTCGACGGGGGTGCCGATCTACAGCCACCGGCTCTCCATCGTCGCCTTCTGGAGCCTGATCTTCATGTACCTGTGGACCGGCGCCCACCACCTGCTGTGGACCCCGGTGCCCGACTGGGTGCAGACCCTGGCCATGGCCTTCTCGGTGATGCTGATCGCTCCCAGCTGGGGCTCGGTGTTCAACGGCTACCTCTCCATGGGCGGCCAGTGGCACCAGATGCGCGAGAACTACCTGGTCAAGTTCCTGATCCTCGGCATCACCTTCTACGGGCTGCAGACCCTGCAGGGGCCGCTGCAGGCGGTGCGCTCCTTCTCGGCCTTCATCCACTACACCGACTGGGTGCCGGGGCACGTGCACATGGGGACCCTCGGCTGGGTGTCGCTGGTGCTGTTCGCCGCCTTCTACTACCTGGCGCCGCGCATCTACGGCCGCGAGCTCTACAGCATTCCCCTGGCCAACCTGCATTTCTGGCTGGTGCTGATCGGCCAGCTGGTCTACTCGGTGAGCATGTGGATCGCCGGGGTGCAGCAGGCGGGCATGTGGCACAGCATGAACCCCGACGGGTCGCTGGCCTACTCCTTCATGGAGACGCTCATCGAGATGTACCCCTATTACTGGGTCCGGGCCTTCTCCGGGTTGATCTACATCGCCGGGGTCGCGGTCTTCGTCTACAACCTGTTCATGACTGCGCGCCAGGGTAAGCCGGCCGGCGGCAAAGCCGCCGTGGGCGCCTGAGAGGGGAGGGTAATAATTATGTGGGAAAAGAAGCCTGTCCTCCTGCTGCTGATGGCCACCGCCACCATCCTGGTCGGCACCCTGGTCACCATGGTGCTCCCTTTCGCCTGGGTCAACACCGAGGCCGACCGCATCGAAACCGTCACCCCCTACACCCCCCTCGAGCAGGAGGGGCGCGACGTCTACATCCGCGAGGGGTGCAACAACTGCCACACCCAGACCGTGCGCCCGCTGGTCGCCGAGGTGCTGCGCTACGGCGACTACTCCAAGTCGGGCGAGTTTGTCTATGACCGCCCCTTTCTCTGGGGCTCGCGGCGCACCGGGCCCGACCTGGCCCGCATTGGCGGCAAATACCCCGACGCCTGGCACTACCAGCACATGAGCGCGCCGACCTCCATGGTGCCGCGCTCCAACATGCCGGCCTACGCCTTCTTGAACGAGAACCAGGTCGATCCCGGCTACACCCGGCGCAAAATGGAGGTGCTCGGCTTCCCCTACAGCGAGGAGCAGATCGCAGCTCTCGAGGGCAAGACCGAGATGGACGCCATGGTCGCCTACCTGCAGAAGCTCGGCAGCGACATCCCCTGGCGCGAGGCCGCCCGCACCACCCTGGTGGGGGACCTGAGCAACCCCTACCAGGGGGACTCCTCGGTACTCGACGAGGGGGGACGGCTTTACGGGCAGCACTGTGCCTCCTGCCACGGCGCCGACTTCGAGGGGAGCGACATCGCCCCGGATCTTCAGGACGTGGACATGGCTGACGCCGAGCTGTATGAACTGCTCTACAACGGGATTCCCGACGGTGGGATGCCGGCCTTCTCTACCCTCGGCTCCGACCGGGTGTGGAAGCTGGTCAATTTCGTCAAGTATCACAAGAGGCATTGATGGACTGGGCCTCGATCCTGTACCTGGGCATGACCCTGGGCCTGTTCGCGCTGTTCGCGGTGATCGTCGTGCGAACCTATCACCGCAAGCGCAAAAAGGACCTGGAGGAGCCCAAACACCGTATGCTGGATGACGATTAAATTTCCTCGGAGGTAATTCCATGTCCATGTTGGAAGAACATAAACACAAGCACCCGACCCACGACTTCGACGGTATCACCGAGAACCGGACCAACCGGCCCCCGGCCTACTTCTCGGTGCTGTTCTACGGCCTGATCCTCTGGGGGACCATCTTCAGCGCCTACTACCTGCTGAGCGGCTGGAGTTCGGACGCCGAATTCGCGGCCAAGATGGCCGACCACCAGCAGCAGGTCGCCGAGCAGAAGCCCTCGGGACCCCAGGCCGCAGCCGCCGCCCCGCAGATGAGCGAGGAGGAGCTGCTGAACGAGGGCAAGGAACTCTTCGCCCAGCACTGTGCCGCCTGTCACGGGGCCGCGGGCGAGGGGGGGATCGGCCCGGCCCTGGACGGTGCGGATTACGCCTACGGCGCCGACCGGGAGGCGGTGCACCTGAGCATCGCCAAGGGGCGCGAGGGAGGGATGCCGGCCTTCGGCAGCCAGCTCTCCGCCACCCAGCTGGAGGCCCTGACCGGCTTCGTGCTGTCCCTGCAGCCCTCGGGGTCGGCCGCGGCGCCGGCGCCCGCCGCCGGGGAGCCCGCGGCCGAAGAGCCCGCCGCCGCGGCGGCCGAGGGGCCTGACGCCGCAGAGCTTTACGCCGGCAACTGCGCCGCCTGCCACGGCGCCGACGGCCGCGGCGGGATCGGCCCGGACCTGGGCGCCGGCGAGTACAAGTTCGGCAAGGACGATGCGGCCATCCTCGAGAGCATCGCCAACGGCCGTCCCGGCGGCATGCCGGCCTTCGGCGCCAGGCTCTCCGAAGCCCAGCTGCTGAGCCTGGTGGAGTTTTTGAAGTCCCTCTGATGAGACGCCAGCATTTTCCAAATCGGGCTGAACAGCGGGGGCGGGCGGCATGAGCGCGTCTCGTCCCCGGCTGCTCGGCCCCTGGCGGCGGGTCTTTCAATGGGGCACCACCCTGCTGCTGCTGGTGGTGCCCTTCGTGCGCCTGGAGGGGCGCAGCCTGCTGCGCCTCGACATCCCGAGCCTGACCCTCGAGGCCTTCGGCGCGGTCTTTCGGCTGGAGGAACTCTACCTGTTCCTGCTGCTCGGCATCGCCCTGGTGCTGCTGTTTCTGCTGGTGACCCTGGCTTTGGGCCGGGCCTGGTGCGGCTGGGCCTGCCCGCAGACCACCCTGACCGACCTGGCCGAGGGGTTCGCCCGGCGGCTCGGGGTCAAGGTCAAGGCCGGAAAGATGGCGCCCGCCGCCTGGCAGCAGCCGCTGCTGCACGGCTTCTACCTGGCGGTCTCCCTGCTGTTCGCCGCCAACCTGGTCTGGTACTTCATCTCGCCCTATGAATTTTTCCCCCGGCTGCTCTCCGGGGAGCTGGGCGCGGGGGCCTGGGGCACCCTGGCGGTAGTCGGCGGGGCGGTCTACCTCGACCTGGCCCTGGTGCGCCGGCTGATGTGCCGGGAGTTCTGCCCCTACGGCCGCTTCCAGACAGCGCTGGTCGACCCGGGAACCCTCACCCTGCGCTTTCACCCCGACGAGGCCGAGCGCTGCATCCGCTGCGGGGCCTGCGTGCGCGCCTGCCCGGTGGGGATCGACATCCGCCGCGGCTACCAGATCGAGTGCATCAACTGCGGCCGCTGCCTCGACGCCTGCCGCGAGGTGATGGCCCGGCGCGGCCAGCGCGGCATCATCCGCTACACCTTCGGCCTCTCGGGCAAGGGGCTCGGCGCCCTGCTCAACCTGCGCATGCTGCTGGTGGCCGGGGTGTTTCTGGCGGTCTCCCTGGGGCTGGTAACGGCCACCCTGATGCGCCCCGCGGCGAGCCTCAAGCTGAGCCGTTCCCCGGCCCCGGCCCGGGTGCTGGAGGATGGGCAGCTGGTCAACTTCTTCACCGCGGTGGTCGGCAACCGGGGCACCGAACCGCAAAGCCTGCGGCTCGCCGCGCGGCTCCCCTCGGGCCTCGCCCTGGAGGTGCGCGGCCAGAACGTTCTTGACCTGGCACCGGGTGAACGTCGTAAAGTGGAATTCGCGGTACTCGCCCCGGTCTTTGGGGGCGGTTCGCAGCCGTTTCAGATGGTGTTGAACACCCCGGCGGCGCAGGAGGTGGCCCGAAGCGAGGCCCAGCTGCTGCCGGCCAAGGAAGGATCCCGATGAACCCTGTTTCGCGACGCAATCCCTGGCCCCTGTGGCTGCTGCTGCTCGGCGCTTTTTTTCTGACCCTGACCGCCTGGTCGGTCTACCGCGCCTCGACCCGGGGCAGCGCCGTCACCGATCCCGGCTACTACAGCCACGGGCTCAGGTTCAACGATTCGCTGCTCGAACGCCAGGCGGCCGAGGGGCTTGGCTGGAGCGTGGCGACCGCCGTGCAGGACGGCTGGATCCGCGTGCGGCTGAGCGGCCGCGACGGGCTGCCGGTGGCCGGCGGGGCCGGCGAGGTGGTGATCTTCCGGGTCCGCACCGGCAGCGAGACGCGCCTGGTGCTCCACGAACTCTCGCCCGGGGAGTATGGAGCCCCCCTGCCGGGTGGCCTGCGCGGCGAGTTCCCCGCCGAAATGAGCCTCGGCCGCGACGGGGCCCGCGTCAGTCGCCGTCTGCAGCTCAATCTCTGAAATCTGGCCGCGGTTCGCTGTTCGACGTTCGATGTTGAAAACGTCGGTCCTCGAACCTCAAACCCCGAACTTCGAACGTCGAACCTTGAACTTGGACAACTGCCATCACTGCTCCCTGCCCATTCCCGCCGGAGAACTGGTTATCGACCGGCATGGCGAGAGCGAGCACCGCTTCTGCTGCCAGGGGTGCCGCGGGGCCTTCCTGATCATTCACGGCGCCGGGCTCGGCAGCTACTACCGCAAGCGCCAGGCCGGCCCCGGCGGGATCCCCGAAGAGGCCTACGCCGCGCGCTTCGACGCCGACTACCTGGCGCGGTTCGTCAGCGAAGGGCCGGAAGGGGCGGAAACCTCCTTTCTGCTCGAGGGGATCCGCTGCGCCTCCTGCGTCTGGCTGGTGGAGAAGATCCTCCAGGGGCTCGACGGGGTCCGTCAGGCGCGGGTCAACTACGGCACCCACCGCGCCCGGGTCTGCTTCGATCCGGCCCGGGTCACCCCCGCCGAGCTCTACGGGGCGGTCGGGCGCATCGGCTACCTGCCGCGCCCCTACACCCCCGACGCCCTGCAGCGGGCCGCCGAGCAGGAGCGCCGCTCGTTGCTGGTGCGCTTCGGCACGGCGTTTTTCCTCTCCATGCAGCTGATGGGCTATTCCCTGGCGCTTTACGCCGGGTATTTCCAGGGGATGGACGCCGCCGCCCGGGAGCTGATCCAGTACTTCGCCGCCCTGGTGACCACCCCGGTGGTTTTCTACGGCGGCTGGCCGTTTCTGGCCGGGGCGCTGCGCAGCCTGCGCAACCGCGCCCCCAACATGGACCTGCTCATCACCCTCGGGGTGCTGGCCGCCTACGG
This window encodes:
- a CDS encoding TIGR04442 family protein codes for the protein MHQEIRLHGHLNDTVEYFVSAAARDAYRSYFYEVAGDSLRIFSPGNEFVLGPKGIGHRGNGGSFCEYMFGVDQPLADLAKAEVRNRLVLYGGVYQENFSLYFSDHTDGSLAYDQVFFDGNAICNYFFFLSGSVAGALHEQQEELLRLLGRLLKRSAAVGALDDSALIDELFALLGHRSALYLVRLVHKKHRVYHDAFQQLYFAEKSVSDENFACLQQLAEDLGIDKYQQERIRIDVMYKHPDNRRIVDEYKSILIDCYRKGRISQLENARLTRLKTLSVRNKIPAALFYTLDKMLKHDKLIDLEEQDYISETRQVLEGIFLQERQIDASIDREDMIRLLAAKQRASENRDHTFEQILLETGKACDEKIYAGGDMALLENFSYILTYFDRFDNTSSVINQLAFMEHVHFSEKMLRSLLGNKRAFDELDQGLFNRMFFTGILENKYLGAFGRKKILCLQQGLGEIEESLLTLQGLLARLEALGEQDRLYGVLRDHVKERIRHFYSRYNTRAEQEALLAEVAEELHNKGLLKGEIPAALFRDVVVNIKKEAIYIHNLLPRVIAEKDVALREDFLDNSGLDRFYVEEIEREYFELNGLNLEDLYLIRKGLNG
- the fusA gene encoding elongation factor G; the encoded protein is MNQPALSSIRNIGIISHIDAGKTTVSERILFYAGEIHKMGEVHEGSATMDWMDQEQERGITITATSTTCRWGELWINLIDTPGHIDFTIEVERSLRVLDGAVTIFSAVEGVQPQSESVWRQADRYRVPRICLINKMDRIGADYPRCLEQIRERLGARPVLLQLPLGVESEFAGVIDLLAEQAVLFDEADQGRTLSLAAVPEAYREAVAEARERLIEAAADFDDSILADFLEGRPVEAGRLQQALRRGTLQCRIFPVLFGAALRNKGIQPLLDAVGAFLPSPLEVPPVPAHHPETERETEELVCDPKGPLCLLAFKVLADEGRKLTYLRIYSGTLKAGDSLYNPVRGCQEKVARLFRMHAHKRERLDEAQAGDIVAAAGLKEALTGDTLCRPERPLLLAGLSIPDPVVSLAVEPKGVDDREKLLPSLDKLQWEDPTFKVHEDPETGQTILSGMGELHLEVVTTRLEREFGVHVKTGRPQVVYRETISRKVERREHFHRDLDGKVHEGEVLLGLSPLPRGGGLKLLLPEPGAASLPPELLEVLRQSLLQASAAGVRAGFPLTDIEVRVAEIPFAAGVTTELGLRAAAQRGLALAAREAGPTLLEPVMSLELIAPGDYAGKVLGSLQQKRGRVEGMQTRGDVEVIRAKVPLSEMFGYMTELRSATKGRGTFTMEFSHFDQAPAEVLERFGLG
- a CDS encoding HD-GYP domain-containing protein, whose translation is MRKRFDNILIRYTLISFAVVLGFSLSLGILVSRQITDHIIQSHIRIFPLVVNAIARNNPSVKQFFLAPPGTTVPEDVQRFLDELHRLETVFRVKLWGADAVVHWSDNAELIGRKFDDNNHYRSALLGEVVAEVEILNKEENLSEQGHGSVLEIYIPVEFGGEPLGVVELYESDHALFRQIGHSVGTTWWLIGAAGATLYALLFLTYYRAHVRQKWANAELLETQNVTISALAHQAEIRDLETGLHLDRTSRYVQILAAELRGCTDFKALLTPGYISALVKSTPLHDIGKVGIPDHILRKPGSLSPEEFGEIQKHCENGAAILRRAEKKLSSRSFLSLAIDLVLYHHEKWDGTGYPHGLKEEQIPLAARIMALADVYDALRSPRYYKAALSHARCLEIIRQERGVHFDPRVVDAFLARHDEFRQVSEEWADTLPKRPVPRESSRLLASGSAA
- a CDS encoding cbb3-type cytochrome c oxidase subunit I is translated as MEAPQYNTAIVRSFVHWSILWGVVAILVGILISFQLVNPDLNIAPYLTYGRLRPIHTNAGIFGWGIGSFFALFYYMVQRLCRTPLWSDGLAKFQLYFFNATIIAAAVTLALGYTTSKEYHELEWPIDIMVVVLWVVFAINIIMTIIKRKEEQMYISLWFMLASIVGVAVLYLVNAAEVPVSLFKSYSAYAGTNDANVQWWFGHNAVAMVLTAPPLAVFYYFLPKSTGVPIYSHRLSIVAFWSLIFMYLWTGAHHLLWTPVPDWVQTLAMAFSVMLIAPSWGSVFNGYLSMGGQWHQMRENYLVKFLILGITFYGLQTLQGPLQAVRSFSAFIHYTDWVPGHVHMGTLGWVSLVLFAAFYYLAPRIYGRELYSIPLANLHFWLVLIGQLVYSVSMWIAGVQQAGMWHSMNPDGSLAYSFMETLIEMYPYYWVRAFSGLIYIAGVAVFVYNLFMTARQGKPAGGKAAVGA
- the ccoO gene encoding cytochrome-c oxidase, cbb3-type subunit II, encoding MWEKKPVLLLLMATATILVGTLVTMVLPFAWVNTEADRIETVTPYTPLEQEGRDVYIREGCNNCHTQTVRPLVAEVLRYGDYSKSGEFVYDRPFLWGSRRTGPDLARIGGKYPDAWHYQHMSAPTSMVPRSNMPAYAFLNENQVDPGYTRRKMEVLGFPYSEEQIAALEGKTEMDAMVAYLQKLGSDIPWREAARTTLVGDLSNPYQGDSSVLDEGGRLYGQHCASCHGADFEGSDIAPDLQDVDMADAELYELLYNGIPDGGMPAFSTLGSDRVWKLVNFVKYHKRH
- a CDS encoding CcoQ/FixQ family Cbb3-type cytochrome c oxidase assembly chaperone, with amino-acid sequence MDWASILYLGMTLGLFALFAVIVVRTYHRKRKKDLEEPKHRMLDDD
- a CDS encoding c-type cytochrome, whose protein sequence is MSMLEEHKHKHPTHDFDGITENRTNRPPAYFSVLFYGLILWGTIFSAYYLLSGWSSDAEFAAKMADHQQQVAEQKPSGPQAAAAAPQMSEEELLNEGKELFAQHCAACHGAAGEGGIGPALDGADYAYGADREAVHLSIAKGREGGMPAFGSQLSATQLEALTGFVLSLQPSGSAAAPAPAAGEPAAEEPAAAAAEGPDAAELYAGNCAACHGADGRGGIGPDLGAGEYKFGKDDAAILESIANGRPGGMPAFGARLSEAQLLSLVEFLKSL
- a CDS encoding 4Fe-4S dicluster domain-containing protein, which gives rise to MSASRPRLLGPWRRVFQWGTTLLLLVVPFVRLEGRSLLRLDIPSLTLEAFGAVFRLEELYLFLLLGIALVLLFLLVTLALGRAWCGWACPQTTLTDLAEGFARRLGVKVKAGKMAPAAWQQPLLHGFYLAVSLLFAANLVWYFISPYEFFPRLLSGELGAGAWGTLAVVGGAVYLDLALVRRLMCREFCPYGRFQTALVDPGTLTLRFHPDEAERCIRCGACVRACPVGIDIRRGYQIECINCGRCLDACREVMARRGQRGIIRYTFGLSGKGLGALLNLRMLLVAGVFLAVSLGLVTATLMRPAASLKLSRSPAPARVLEDGQLVNFFTAVVGNRGTEPQSLRLAARLPSGLALEVRGQNVLDLAPGERRKVEFAVLAPVFGGGSQPFQMVLNTPAAQEVARSEAQLLPAKEGSR
- a CDS encoding FixH family protein, translated to MNPVSRRNPWPLWLLLLGAFFLTLTAWSVYRASTRGSAVTDPGYYSHGLRFNDSLLERQAAEGLGWSVATAVQDGWIRVRLSGRDGLPVAGGAGEVVIFRVRTGSETRLVLHELSPGEYGAPLPGGLRGEFPAEMSLGRDGARVSRRLQLNL